Proteins encoded in a region of the Rhizobium sp. CC-YZS058 genome:
- a CDS encoding type II toxin-antitoxin system HipA family toxin translates to MTTIYYEGFPVARLTFDGAWRLEYEPSWEARRSAFPLSLTMPLRSGPVAADRLLPWLANLLPETHLAEIGQRLKVSPQDIVGLLAHIGRDTAGALSIGQPRRPGVNLQPVPDAAALERILNELPAKPFLVGERGVSMSLAGVQEKLPVFVSENDAISIPVDGTPSTHILKPDTNRLAGSVENEAFCLALARACGLEAAEATIGVAGRRRYLLVKRYDRFTDPQGEIRRLHQEDLCQLTGHFPSHKYERSSTGRGVTLKMMFQAASDLASPAERMTFLNAVILNVLICNSDSHAKNYSILIGAGGSAKMAPLYDLMCAAVYPNVDQSLPQAIAGRISAADLQKADWQALAADIGLSGASTLRRVAELAELVATRCEDVASQITALAGDPARVLEKVTHQIQKRCRRIRQQVR, encoded by the coding sequence ATGACGACCATCTATTACGAAGGCTTTCCGGTCGCGCGTCTGACCTTCGATGGCGCGTGGCGGCTGGAGTATGAACCGAGTTGGGAAGCTCGACGCTCAGCTTTCCCGCTTTCGTTGACAATGCCTTTGCGGTCCGGTCCGGTGGCCGCCGACAGGTTGCTGCCCTGGCTCGCCAATCTGCTTCCGGAAACCCACCTCGCCGAAATCGGGCAGCGTCTTAAAGTCTCGCCTCAGGACATCGTCGGTCTCCTCGCCCATATCGGGCGCGACACGGCCGGCGCCCTGTCGATCGGTCAGCCCCGTCGACCAGGTGTCAATCTTCAGCCCGTGCCGGATGCCGCGGCGCTGGAGCGCATTCTCAATGAGCTTCCGGCAAAGCCCTTCCTGGTCGGGGAGCGCGGGGTCTCGATGTCTCTCGCGGGCGTCCAGGAGAAGCTGCCGGTCTTCGTCAGCGAGAACGACGCGATATCCATCCCTGTTGATGGGACACCCTCCACCCACATTCTAAAGCCGGATACCAATCGGCTGGCAGGCAGCGTCGAGAATGAAGCCTTCTGTCTCGCTCTTGCGCGCGCCTGCGGTCTTGAGGCTGCTGAGGCGACCATCGGTGTGGCTGGTCGCCGCCGCTATCTTCTGGTGAAGCGCTATGACCGCTTCACCGATCCGCAAGGCGAAATTCGCCGGCTTCACCAGGAAGATCTTTGCCAGCTCACCGGACATTTCCCGTCTCACAAATACGAGCGCTCCTCGACCGGGCGCGGCGTGACCCTGAAAATGATGTTCCAAGCCGCCAGCGACCTGGCTTCGCCTGCAGAGCGCATGACATTCCTCAATGCGGTCATCCTCAATGTGCTCATTTGCAACTCGGATTCGCACGCGAAGAACTACTCGATCCTGATCGGTGCGGGTGGGTCCGCGAAGATGGCGCCGCTCTATGACCTGATGTGCGCTGCCGTCTATCCCAACGTCGACCAAAGCCTGCCTCAGGCAATCGCAGGCCGGATCAGCGCTGCGGATCTGCAGAAAGCCGACTGGCAGGCACTTGCCGCCGACATCGGATTAAGCGGGGCATCGACGCTCAGGCGCGTTGCTGAGTTGGCTGAGCTTGTAGCCACGCGATGCGAGGATGTGGCTTCGCAAATTACTGCCCTTGCTGGCGATCCGGCTCGGGTTCTGGAGAAGGTCACGCATCAGATCCAGAAGCGGTGCCGGCGCATTCGGCAGCAGGTTCGCTGA
- a CDS encoding amidase translates to MDMMVHATSAVGIDVVEMTLDEAARGLADGRFTSEALTKAHLDRIAAYEPCYNAFTFMNPDALSEARAIDKRRSAGDPLGLFAGVPVVIKEAMDFAGLPSTAGWAGLSSAAGGIDLVPERDAPVVARLKEAGAIILGKTNIPAFSHDGARANTSWKGPTYNAVDRAIAPGASSSGTATAIAASFALVGLAEETGGSIQNPAAAQSLVSVKPTFALVPNTGVAPLAGSTRDVVGPHARTVRDAALLLDIIAGYTIEDPKTVAAIGHVPEEGYTSLLAEDALAGRRLGLYGTGWREAPLSEEAAALYAAAIAEIKTLGAVLVDDPFKETAFADLAMKNVEFDSRGMESIVYDFDNFLKRLGPSAAATSFRQLASMLMIDPFAEETLLGAHGQTPLIAQSLKAPETPPDMRAFAKLRESYLTIFNRVLDENALDALVFPQSSHPLPGVFDEATFPATTVSEINIAGLPGVTVPAGRYANGAPFSLIFVGRMWTEASLLAFAYAYEQATRHRIIPDLEHTAVIQSRT, encoded by the coding sequence ATGGACATGATGGTTCATGCAACGTCCGCCGTGGGGATCGATGTGGTGGAGATGACGCTCGACGAGGCTGCGCGTGGCCTGGCGGACGGGCGATTTACATCCGAAGCTCTGACCAAGGCCCATCTCGACCGTATCGCCGCTTATGAGCCCTGCTACAATGCCTTCACCTTCATGAACCCCGATGCGCTGAGCGAGGCAAGGGCGATCGATAAGCGTCGGAGCGCCGGCGATCCTCTCGGCCTCTTCGCCGGCGTCCCGGTGGTGATCAAGGAGGCAATGGACTTCGCAGGCCTTCCTTCGACGGCTGGCTGGGCGGGTTTGTCGAGCGCGGCCGGCGGCATCGACCTTGTTCCCGAACGCGACGCGCCTGTCGTAGCTCGCTTGAAGGAGGCCGGCGCTATTATTCTCGGCAAAACCAATATCCCCGCCTTTAGCCATGACGGCGCGCGCGCAAACACGAGCTGGAAAGGCCCGACCTACAATGCCGTCGATCGCGCGATTGCGCCGGGGGCCAGTTCGAGCGGGACCGCAACGGCGATTGCCGCCAGCTTCGCGCTGGTCGGACTGGCCGAGGAGACCGGCGGTTCCATCCAAAATCCCGCCGCCGCGCAAAGCCTGGTGAGCGTCAAGCCGACCTTCGCGCTTGTCCCTAATACGGGCGTCGCGCCGCTTGCAGGCTCCACCCGCGACGTTGTCGGCCCCCATGCCCGCACCGTGCGCGACGCCGCGCTCCTGCTCGACATCATCGCCGGCTACACGATCGAAGATCCGAAGACGGTTGCCGCCATCGGCCATGTTCCGGAGGAGGGCTACACCTCCCTTCTGGCAGAGGATGCGCTCGCCGGCAGGCGGCTCGGCCTTTATGGAACGGGCTGGCGCGAAGCGCCGCTCAGTGAGGAAGCCGCAGCCCTCTACGCGGCGGCGATCGCCGAGATCAAGACGCTCGGTGCCGTTCTCGTCGATGATCCGTTCAAGGAAACGGCCTTCGCTGATCTGGCGATGAAGAATGTCGAGTTCGACTCTCGAGGCATGGAGAGCATCGTCTACGATTTCGACAATTTCCTGAAACGACTTGGGCCCTCGGCGGCTGCGACCTCGTTCCGTCAGCTAGCGTCGATGTTAATGATCGACCCTTTCGCCGAGGAGACGCTGCTCGGCGCCCATGGGCAGACGCCGCTGATCGCACAATCGCTCAAAGCACCCGAAACACCGCCGGACATGCGGGCGTTCGCTAAGCTCCGCGAGAGCTATCTCACCATTTTCAATCGCGTTCTCGACGAGAACGCGCTCGACGCGCTGGTCTTTCCGCAGAGCTCCCACCCTTTGCCAGGCGTTTTCGACGAGGCGACCTTCCCGGCGACGACCGTTTCGGAAATTAACATCGCCGGCCTCCCTGGCGTCACCGTTCCGGCCGGCCGCTACGCCAACGGCGCCCCCTTCAGCCTTATCTTCGTCGGCCGGATGTGGACGGAGGCTTCCCTGCTTGCCTTCGCCTATGCCTATGAGCAGGCCACACGGCATCGCATCATTCCGGACCTCGAGCACACGGCGGTCATTCAGTCAAGAACGTAG
- a CDS encoding cysteine hydrolase, with translation MRHVAHVVVDLQVGFCAEGAPVEVPYTREIFPAVNAVSTAVRAAGGINVFLRYTYDAEEANPWTVWFENYTSKSEAARLAAAFSRNADNWQIVPELEVLPGDLTIDKTRFSAFIPGTCTMDAELKARGIDTLIITGTLTNCCCESTARDALQMGYNVIFLTDANATLSDEEHNATLLSMAAIFADVMDSHALLRLIDRSTTFKAA, from the coding sequence ATGCGGCACGTCGCTCATGTCGTCGTCGATCTTCAGGTCGGCTTCTGCGCCGAGGGCGCGCCGGTCGAGGTACCGTATACGCGGGAGATCTTTCCGGCAGTCAACGCGGTGTCGACGGCCGTTCGCGCCGCAGGCGGCATCAATGTCTTTCTGCGCTACACCTATGACGCGGAGGAAGCCAATCCCTGGACGGTCTGGTTTGAAAACTATACGAGCAAGAGCGAAGCAGCCAGGCTCGCCGCCGCCTTCTCGCGCAATGCCGACAATTGGCAGATCGTCCCCGAGCTCGAAGTCCTGCCAGGCGATCTGACGATCGACAAGACACGGTTCTCGGCGTTTATTCCTGGTACATGCACCATGGATGCGGAGTTGAAGGCGCGGGGCATCGACACGCTGATCATCACCGGCACTCTGACGAATTGCTGCTGCGAGAGCACCGCACGCGACGCGCTGCAGATGGGCTACAACGTGATCTTCCTCACCGATGCCAATGCGACGCTGTCCGACGAGGAGCACAATGCGACCTTGCTGAGCATGGCGGCGATCTTCGCCGACGTGATGGACAGCCACGCCTTGCTCCGCCTGATCGACAGGTCGACCACCTTCAAGGCCGCCTGA
- a CDS encoding IS3 family transposase (programmed frameshift) produces MTRRLRRNHSPAFKAKVALAAIRGEQTLVELSQQFDVHANQIKQWKDQLLEGATGVFGDETKAEPSGPTIDVKTLHAKIGELTLENGFFIRCARQGGIAGRKEMIDREHKLSVVRQAKLLGFSRGSVYYSPRPVSDGDLALMRRIDELHLDYPFAGSRMLQGLLRGEGLETGRLHVATLMKKMGIEAIYRRPNTSKPAPGHKIYPYLLRKLAVTRPNQVWAMDLTYIPMARGFVYLCAVVDWFSRKVLSWRLSITMEAAFCIEAVEEALARHGKPEIFNTDQGSQFTSIDFTAVLKRSQIAVSMDGKGAWRDNVFVERLWRSIKYEEVYLHAYKTVSEARAGIGRYLNFYNTRRPHSSLGRQTPDQAYFNALAPMMVAA; encoded by the exons ATGACGAGACGACTGCGCCGGAACCATAGCCCGGCTTTCAAGGCGAAGGTGGCACTTGCCGCCATCCGAGGTGAGCAGACGCTGGTGGAGTTGTCCCAGCAGTTCGATGTGCACGCCAACCAGATCAAGCAATGGAAAGACCAGCTCCTTGAGGGGGCGACGGGTGTGTTCGGCGATGAAACGAAGGCGGAGCCGTCGGGTCCGACCATCGATGTCAAAACGCTGCACGCGAAAATCGGCGAACTGACACTGGAGAACG GATTTTTTATCCGGTGCGCTCGGCAAGGCGGGATTGCTGGGCGGAAAGAAATGATCGACCGCGAGCACAAGCTATCCGTCGTGCGCCAGGCGAAGCTTCTCGGCTTCAGCCGTGGCAGCGTCTACTATTCTCCACGTCCGGTGTCTGACGGCGATCTGGCCCTTATGCGCCGGATTGACGAACTGCATCTCGACTACCCCTTTGCCGGAAGTCGGATGTTGCAGGGGCTCTTGAGAGGAGAAGGTCTGGAGACCGGGCGACTACACGTCGCCACGCTGATGAAGAAGATGGGCATCGAGGCGATCTACCGCCGCCCGAACACCTCGAAACCGGCGCCAGGGCACAAGATTTATCCCTACCTCCTACGAAAGCTGGCAGTCACCCGGCCCAATCAGGTCTGGGCAATGGACCTGACCTACATCCCCATGGCGCGGGGATTTGTCTATCTGTGCGCCGTCGTGGACTGGTTCAGCCGGAAGGTCTTGTCATGGCGCTTGTCGATCACGATGGAAGCAGCCTTCTGCATCGAGGCGGTGGAGGAGGCACTTGCCCGTCATGGCAAGCCGGAAATCTTCAATACCGACCAGGGATCGCAGTTCACCTCCATCGACTTCACCGCCGTGCTGAAGAGGTCGCAGATCGCCGTCTCGATGGATGGCAAGGGTGCCTGGCGAGACAATGTCTTCGTCGAGCGGCTCTGGCGTTCGATCAAATACGAGGAAGTCTACCTCCATGCCTACAAGACTGTGTCCGAGGCACGCGCTGGCATCGGCCGATATCTGAACTTCTACAACACCAGACGCCCACATTCATCCCTTGGCCGGCAGACGCCGGATCAGGCCTACTTTAACGCGCTGGCACCGATGATGGTGGCGGCATAA
- a CDS encoding helix-turn-helix transcriptional regulator, producing the protein MLKSARDFGAAIREKRKALGWTQTELAARSGTGERFIVELESGKPSCQLEKSLIVARSVGLEIGDLKAAQSVTDAPEDDLGFLPTFGDGR; encoded by the coding sequence ATGCTCAAGTCCGCGCGCGACTTCGGCGCCGCGATCCGCGAGAAGCGAAAGGCGCTCGGCTGGACACAGACCGAGCTTGCGGCGCGCTCCGGCACAGGTGAGCGCTTCATTGTGGAGCTTGAGTCCGGAAAGCCGAGTTGTCAGCTTGAGAAGTCACTGATCGTGGCGCGCAGCGTTGGACTGGAGATCGGTGACCTCAAGGCTGCCCAGTCCGTCACGGACGCCCCGGAAGACGACCTTGGGTTCCTGCCCACCTTCGGAGACGGCCGATGA